A stretch of Rhizobium glycinendophyticum DNA encodes these proteins:
- the hutX gene encoding heme utilization cystosolic carrier protein HutX, producing MSELSLSTPERRDRALAALAEKPDGVIEQIAAKADVTPAEVLAVLPDGAAIVVPAERWEPIWKDLSTWGDILMIVHTEDIVLEVEGSLPDGSEGHGWFNIHGDSPIGGHIRKERCVSIAFVDRGFHGRRSCSVWFMNADGKAMFKVFVRRDKERALIEEQVVRFEALRQTSV from the coding sequence ATGAGCGAATTGTCCCTCTCAACACCCGAGCGCCGAGATCGGGCGCTTGCGGCGCTTGCCGAGAAACCCGATGGTGTAATCGAACAGATCGCGGCCAAGGCCGATGTGACTCCGGCCGAGGTTCTGGCTGTTCTTCCAGACGGTGCGGCTATCGTCGTTCCGGCGGAGCGCTGGGAGCCGATTTGGAAGGATCTGTCGACCTGGGGCGACATCCTGATGATCGTGCATACCGAGGATATCGTCCTTGAAGTCGAGGGCAGTCTGCCCGATGGCAGCGAGGGTCATGGCTGGTTCAACATTCATGGCGACAGCCCGATCGGCGGGCATATCCGCAAGGAACGATGTGTTTCGATCGCCTTTGTCGATCGTGGCTTCCATGGTCGACGTTCGTGCTCGGTGTGGTTCATGAATGCAGACGGCAAGGCAATGTTCAAGGTCTTCGTCCGCCGCGATAAGGAGCGAGCGTTGATTGAAGAGCAGGTCGTGCGCTTCGAGGCGCTGCGGCAGACTAGCGTCTGA
- a CDS encoding response regulator, whose protein sequence is MAILGISGMQYSGETFPDVRIILGEDSNVFTQMISQRLKELMGVDVEICRTFEDLQMANELSEEPVTLAISNINLPGAENGEALEYLIDCNIPTIVFTGTFHDETREKLLAKDIVDYILKDNIFAVEMLAESVYRFLTNHRHHVLIVDDSATARALLSSRLKRYNFRVSLAESGAKAIEILKANPDVALVVTDYNMPDIDGFELTRRIRAVRGSHELRIIGVSSSTNRLLSARFLKVGGNDFMLRPFIDEEFYCRVNQNLDTLVQIKAAQLRIK, encoded by the coding sequence ATGGCTATCCTTGGCATATCCGGAATGCAGTATTCCGGGGAAACATTTCCCGACGTCCGGATCATCCTGGGAGAAGACTCGAACGTCTTTACTCAAATGATCAGTCAGCGCTTGAAGGAACTGATGGGCGTCGATGTCGAAATCTGCAGAACCTTTGAGGATCTGCAGATGGCCAACGAGCTCTCGGAAGAGCCGGTCACGCTCGCCATCTCGAACATCAACTTGCCGGGAGCGGAAAACGGCGAGGCGCTCGAATATCTCATCGACTGCAATATCCCGACCATCGTCTTCACCGGCACGTTCCATGACGAGACCCGCGAGAAGCTGCTGGCCAAAGACATTGTCGACTATATCCTGAAGGACAATATCTTCGCGGTCGAAATGCTGGCGGAGTCGGTCTATCGCTTCCTCACCAACCATCGCCACCACGTGCTGATCGTCGACGACAGCGCGACGGCCCGCGCGCTGCTCTCCAGTCGTCTGAAGCGTTACAATTTCCGTGTCAGCCTGGCAGAAAGCGGCGCCAAGGCAATCGAGATCCTGAAAGCCAACCCGGATGTTGCGCTTGTCGTCACCGATTACAACATGCCGGACATCGACGGCTTCGAGCTGACGCGCCGCATTCGCGCGGTGCGTGGTTCGCATGAGCTGCGGATCATCGGCGTGTCTTCCTCGACCAATCGTCTCTTGTCTGCGCGCTTCCTGAAGGTCGGCGGCAACGACTTCATGCTTCGCCCCTTCATCGACGAAGAGTTCTATTGCCGCGTCAACCAGAACCTGGACACGCTGGTGCAGATCAAGGCAGCCCAGCTGCGCATCAAGTAA
- a CDS encoding antibiotic biosynthesis monooxygenase family protein, with translation MYIAMNRFRVVPGFEEAFENQWRSRQGRLAEMPGYVEFHMLKGPKAEDHTLYASHTVWETQADFLAWTKSEQFRAAHARAGESKVQYLSGPHFEGFDVIIHEDRSGKRAEVEAA, from the coding sequence ATGTACATTGCGATGAACCGTTTTCGCGTCGTTCCGGGCTTTGAAGAGGCCTTTGAAAACCAGTGGCGCTCGCGCCAGGGCCGGCTCGCAGAGATGCCAGGCTATGTCGAGTTTCACATGCTGAAAGGCCCGAAGGCCGAGGACCATACGCTCTACGCTTCCCACACGGTCTGGGAGACGCAGGCGGACTTTCTGGCCTGGACGAAGTCCGAGCAGTTCCGGGCCGCCCATGCGCGCGCCGGCGAAAGCAAGGTCCAGTATCTGTCTGGCCCACATTTCGAAGGCTTCGACGTGATCATCCATGAAGATCGCTCCGGCAAGCGCGCCGAAGTCGAAGCGGCTTGA
- a CDS encoding ABC transporter ATP-binding protein codes for MPPIISIRSLSKTYANGFKALDDVTFDIEEGEILALLGPNGAGKTTLISIICGMTNPSVGSVTVAGHDVVTEFRKTRGEIGLVPQELTTDMFETVFNTVSFSRGLNGKKANPALIDQILRDLSLFDKRNNALRELSGGMKRRVLIAKALSHEPRILFLDEPTAGVDVALRKDMWQLVERLRKTGVTIILTTHYIEEAQEIADRIGVIDKGRLLLVENKDALMRKLGKKQLAINLLEPIASVPDSLSAWDLVLNEAGDQLVYSYELDKNDGHVGRLLQALEAAGLHFDDLSTRQTSLEDIFVSLIGAKA; via the coding sequence ATGCCCCCGATCATCTCCATTCGCTCGCTTTCCAAAACCTATGCCAACGGCTTCAAGGCCCTCGACGATGTCACCTTTGATATCGAGGAGGGCGAGATCCTGGCGCTGCTCGGGCCGAATGGCGCGGGGAAGACGACGCTGATTTCGATCATTTGCGGCATGACAAATCCTTCCGTTGGAAGCGTCACGGTCGCCGGTCATGATGTGGTGACGGAGTTCCGCAAGACCCGAGGAGAGATCGGGCTGGTGCCACAGGAACTGACGACCGACATGTTCGAGACGGTGTTCAATACCGTCAGCTTTTCACGCGGACTGAACGGCAAGAAGGCCAATCCGGCGCTCATCGACCAGATCCTGCGCGACCTCTCGCTGTTCGACAAACGCAACAATGCCCTGCGCGAACTGTCCGGGGGCATGAAGCGGCGTGTCCTGATCGCCAAGGCGCTGTCGCACGAGCCGCGTATCCTGTTCCTGGATGAGCCGACGGCTGGCGTCGATGTGGCGCTCCGCAAGGATATGTGGCAGCTCGTGGAGCGACTGCGGAAGACGGGCGTCACCATCATCCTCACCACGCACTATATCGAGGAAGCGCAGGAGATCGCCGATCGCATCGGGGTGATCGACAAGGGGCGCCTGTTGCTGGTCGAGAACAAGGACGCGTTGATGCGCAAGCTCGGCAAGAAGCAGCTGGCGATTAATCTGCTGGAGCCGATCGCATCCGTTCCCGACAGTCTGTCTGCCTGGGACCTGGTACTCAATGAGGCAGGTGACCAGTTAGTCTACAGTTATGAACTCGACAAGAATGACGGGCATGTGGGCCGCCTGCTGCAGGCGTTGGAAGCAGCCGGGCTTCACTTCGATGACCTTTCGACCCGTCAAACCTCTCTCGAGGACATCTTCGTCTCATTGATCGGAGCCAAGGCATGA
- a CDS encoding mechanosensitive ion channel family protein has translation MYRLRPPRHALALCLASFFLWIAVSPDGVSAQQQDPAPPAAASDAPPAAAPSATDQTAVPAAQPRAAEPPVAPEPTRDEQLAAAGERLAAAKKQLGQLREQVDKHEQDDSLLAELKVKVDALVRDVLQVSVDLRPRLNDVQTRLTELGSAPADGQPPEAASVTDERSRLNAARAEINAITGQAEDLSIEAKSLSDRISDIRRAIFTNALFAHTEINGQVFDEATGSFWSDAERVRRSISSWLVFVVKFKAVPLTLALLLSLALASVILYVEKRFFKHIKQRDLAVEDPSYMSRFSVAFWSTILPSMALSFFLASAYFLLDTFNVLRPDIAPIAAAFFALIGLVFFVTAVSGAVLAPSAANWRLVKLSNKGARDVSIAIFLMAVVNGLDYLLAVISDTYSSPVVLTVMKSLASSVIVGFLLFFVSFLRPVLSDKGDPNAPGRPWPRAAAVTLRATGVLLIILAGIGYIGLSRFLATQLIVTGAVVATMYIGILSGKAISAPNQFGETRVGRYIARRFKLGPVGLDQSGIAAGLLIYMFALVAGLPLILMSWGFQLRDMQLWLFNLFTEINIGTIRISIFGILGGLLLFVIGLMLTRWFQKWLDGNVMARSQVDGGVRNSVKMGVGYLGTGIAGIVGISAAGIDLSSLALVAGALSLGIGFGLQNIVSNFVSGLILLVERPFKVGDHVITGVNEGIVKRISVRATEIETFRRQSIIVPNSELINTPLGNWTHRNRVQRSEIPVSVAYDADPQEVIDVLLEVVNGMPDILRNPEPHVEFLRFGASSLDFELRFHLADMSEGLNVRNRVRMEILQAFRARGIVMPYPHQDVMLHVREQDRQVLVRRRAKTEGGRMAEPDELPAAPDDDKLLP, from the coding sequence TTGTATCGACTGCGCCCGCCCCGACACGCCCTTGCCCTGTGCCTTGCAAGCTTCTTCCTCTGGATTGCCGTCTCGCCCGACGGTGTCTCGGCACAGCAACAGGATCCGGCTCCGCCCGCCGCCGCGAGCGATGCGCCGCCGGCGGCCGCGCCGTCCGCGACAGACCAGACCGCCGTGCCTGCGGCACAGCCTCGTGCGGCAGAGCCGCCGGTGGCACCCGAGCCTACGCGGGATGAACAACTGGCTGCGGCTGGCGAGCGTCTGGCTGCCGCCAAGAAACAGCTCGGACAATTGCGCGAGCAGGTGGACAAGCACGAGCAGGACGATTCGCTTCTGGCTGAACTCAAGGTCAAAGTCGATGCGCTGGTCCGCGATGTTCTGCAGGTTTCCGTCGATCTCAGGCCGCGGCTGAACGACGTCCAGACGCGGCTGACGGAGCTCGGTTCCGCGCCAGCCGACGGCCAGCCGCCGGAGGCGGCGAGCGTCACTGACGAACGCAGCCGGCTCAACGCGGCGCGCGCGGAGATCAATGCCATCACGGGGCAGGCGGAAGACCTGTCGATCGAGGCGAAATCGCTGTCGGACCGTATTTCCGACATCCGCCGCGCAATCTTCACCAATGCGCTCTTTGCCCATACCGAGATCAATGGTCAGGTGTTCGACGAGGCGACCGGATCGTTCTGGAGCGATGCCGAGCGAGTCCGGCGCAGTATCAGCAGCTGGCTCGTCTTTGTGGTGAAGTTCAAAGCCGTGCCACTGACGCTGGCGCTCCTTCTGTCGCTGGCACTCGCCTCGGTCATCCTCTATGTCGAGAAGCGTTTTTTCAAGCACATCAAGCAGCGGGACCTCGCCGTCGAGGATCCGTCCTATATGAGCCGGTTCTCGGTCGCTTTCTGGTCGACGATCCTGCCGTCCATGGCGCTGAGCTTCTTTCTTGCATCGGCCTATTTCCTGCTCGACACATTCAATGTTCTGCGTCCGGATATCGCGCCGATCGCCGCCGCCTTCTTCGCTCTGATCGGTCTCGTCTTCTTCGTTACCGCCGTTTCTGGGGCGGTCCTTGCGCCGTCTGCGGCGAACTGGCGCTTGGTGAAGCTGTCGAACAAGGGGGCACGGGACGTCTCCATCGCCATCTTCCTGATGGCGGTGGTCAACGGACTGGATTACCTGCTCGCGGTCATCAGCGACACTTATAGTTCGCCTGTCGTGCTCACCGTGATGAAGAGTCTTGCCTCTTCGGTGATCGTCGGTTTCCTGTTGTTCTTCGTCTCATTCCTGCGGCCGGTTCTCTCCGACAAGGGCGACCCCAATGCGCCGGGTCGCCCGTGGCCACGGGCTGCTGCCGTGACCCTGCGGGCGACCGGTGTTCTTCTGATCATTTTGGCAGGCATCGGCTATATCGGTCTTTCGCGCTTCCTCGCGACCCAGCTCATCGTTACCGGAGCAGTGGTCGCGACCATGTATATCGGCATACTTTCAGGCAAGGCGATCTCGGCGCCGAACCAGTTCGGCGAGACGCGCGTCGGCCGCTACATTGCACGCCGCTTCAAACTCGGCCCGGTGGGGCTTGATCAGAGCGGCATTGCTGCCGGTCTGCTCATCTACATGTTCGCCCTTGTCGCCGGCTTGCCGCTGATCCTGATGTCGTGGGGGTTCCAGCTGCGCGACATGCAGCTCTGGCTGTTCAACCTGTTTACTGAAATCAACATCGGCACGATCCGCATCTCGATCTTCGGAATTCTCGGCGGCCTGTTGTTGTTCGTCATCGGACTGATGCTCACCCGCTGGTTCCAGAAATGGCTTGACGGGAATGTCATGGCGCGATCGCAGGTCGATGGCGGCGTACGCAATTCCGTCAAGATGGGAGTTGGTTACCTCGGCACAGGCATCGCGGGAATCGTCGGCATTTCCGCCGCAGGTATCGATCTGTCGAGCCTGGCGCTCGTTGCCGGTGCTCTTTCACTCGGTATTGGTTTTGGCCTGCAGAACATCGTATCAAACTTCGTCTCCGGCCTGATCCTGCTCGTCGAGCGGCCTTTCAAGGTGGGCGACCACGTCATTACCGGGGTCAATGAAGGCATTGTGAAACGGATCTCGGTGCGCGCAACGGAAATCGAGACCTTCCGGCGTCAGTCGATCATCGTGCCCAACTCGGAGCTGATCAATACGCCGCTCGGCAACTGGACCCATCGCAACCGCGTACAGCGGTCGGAAATCCCGGTCAGCGTCGCCTATGACGCGGATCCGCAGGAGGTGATCGATGTGTTGTTGGAGGTGGTGAACGGGATGCCCGACATCCTGCGTAATCCCGAACCGCACGTCGAATTCCTCCGTTTCGGTGCCTCATCGCTCGATTTCGAGCTCCGGTTTCACTTGGCCGACATGAGTGAGGGGCTCAATGTTCGCAATCGCGTCCGCATGGAAATCCTGCAGGCCTTCCGTGCGCGTGGTATCGTCATGCCTTACCCGCATCAGGACGTCATGCTGCATGTGCGCGAGCAGGATCGCCAGGTGCTGGTGAGGCGGCGGGCGAAAACGGAGGGCGGGCGAATGGCTGAGCCGGACGAATTGCCAGCAGCACCGGATGATGACAAACTCTTGCCATGA